The DNA region CCACATACTGCCCAAAACCACCATTATACTCAACATGGGCTGCAAAAGGGCCTTTCCCCAGGTTGAGCGCACGTGCAATTTCCCAATAGGCCATGCTAACTCCTTTTACATCACCCACATTATAATCCATATCAACAAAGAAAAATGTACTTCCCCATTTATCGGATTTAAACATTTCTACAGTTGAAGTTGCATAACTGCGGTCCTTGCCGAAATCATAATGCAACTGCACATTTTGAGCATTCAGTAAACAAGACAGGAAAATCAACAGAATAATCAGGTAATTCTTTTTCATAGTTCGGTATTTGAATATAAAATTTTGAGGGTGCAAAAATAGTTGAATGTGGTGAAATTCAAACATATAATATTCTATTGACACCCAATAAGCCTGTACTTCCCTGTTTTTTAAACACTTAAAAACCCTACAATAATTCCCTGCAAAGAATCAGCAAATCAAATAAATAAAAGAAAAAAAAGATGGGCAATGCACCGATTCTCAGCTTACAACAGGCGATCAATCTCGGTTCGATAATCATACTGTAAATCTTCATGAAGGGATGCCACGGTTTTTTTTATTTTCAACAATTGATTCTGATAGAGGTTTTGCAGTGACGGCACACTTCTGAAATCAATGCCCGATTCGTTCAAACAGGAACAGAAAAAAATAAGCAATTCAGCTTCAATGCGTTTATTTCCGGCGTATCTGACATACTTATTCACATTTCTGAGAATTTTTCGAATGCTTTTGCGGATAAAAAAAACCTGAGAAGTATTGATTTCGGTGAATTGCTTCTTAATTTCATCCTTTACACGGTTTATAAAAGCCAATTCGTCATCAGCTTCGAAAAGCAGGTAAGCAAGCAACTCTTTATTATCCTTTTTGTAGCGGGCCAGTTTCAAACAAAGCTCCTGCAGTTGCTTTGATGAAAGATTTGCGAGTTCCTGTCTGATAAAATTCAGCGAAGCCGGTTTATTCATTTATGTTGCTGTTTAAGAGGCACCAGCAGATATTCGAGTCCATTAAGCTTTATTTCGTAAATAGTTTGCAGCAACATGCCAAGTTTCCCTTCCGGAAAGCCTTTGCGTTGAAACCATTCGAGATAAGACACAGGCAGGTTGCACAAAAAAGTGCCTTTGTATTTGCCAAAAGGCATTTTCATTTCGACCAGCTGAAGCAACAGCCGGGAATCTGGACCCATAAAATCAGGCATTGGAAACGGTGTTTAAAATTAAAATCCGATAAATGCAATATAATTAATGAATTACGCAGTTTACTGCATTATTGTTGCTGAAGGACAGTTTGGGTATCAACAACCTTCGCATAGGGGCGCAAGGAAGCAAGCGTTGAAAAGTGAACATCTTCCGCCTTTACCACCTTATCACCATAAGTAAGGTCTTTGGTGGCACAAGCATCCCCGACGACAGTGCAATCAAATCCGAAATCTGCGGCTGCCCGTGTGGCGGCTTCAAGACACATGTGTGTTTGCATTCCGCAAAGGACAAGTTTTGTCACCTTGTTATCGTGCAGATACTCAAGCAATCCGGTATGTAAGAAACTGTTTACTTCATTTTTTACAAACACTTTTTCACCGGGCAAAGGTTTCACATTTTCATGAATATCGCTTTGCGGGCCTTCGCCATGCTTAACATGAATAACCAAAAAACCTTTGTTCCTGAAAGCATCCAGCACAAGTGCCGCATTTTCACTTGCCTGAACCGGGTTTACCAAAGCCGAGGCTCCTCCCTCAAAATAAAAATCCTGGATATCGATGAGCAAAAGGGCTGTTTTTGCATCATCGGTCTGAGCATAAATAAATGCAGGAAACATCAGACAAAGCAGAACAATAATTTTTTTCATCATTTCAAAAATTCAGGGTTTAGAACTGGTCAAAACTTTAAGCAAGCAGATAGGGCTTTTCTGAAACAACTTTAAGGATCATCTCCCCAAAAATGGTATTGGCCCATGCAAACCACTTTCTTGTAAAGTCAGCGGGATTATTCCTATGAAATGACTCATGCATGAAACCAGTACCTGCGTGCGTTTCTTTCAGCATGGAGATGCAATATTTAATTTCTTCATCATCCTGACTGGTCAAGGCGCGCATAATATAGCTTAACGGCCAGATCATTTCCTTGCCGGTATGCGGCCCTCCCACTCCTTCATATTTTCCGCGTGCAAAATACGGGTTAAATGCGCTCAGCACCAATTTACGCGTATTCTGATAAATTTCATCCTCAGGATTCACACCGGCAATATAGGGCAATGAAATAAGGCTGGGCACATTGGCATCATCCATATGCAGAACGCTGCCATAACCATCAATCTCATAAGCGTAAACCTTCCCAAACTGAAAATGGTCAACAATGGCATATTTCAACAAGGCTGCATGTACCTCGCCGGCGAGAGCAAGACATTCATCAGCAAACACCTTATCAGCATAAATTGCATGGCTCATTTCGGCCAGTTGACGCAGCGATTGAACGGCAAAGAAATTAGAAGGCACCAAAAAAGGAAAAATTGTTCCATCGTCAGATGGCCTGAAAACAGAACAAATAAGCCCCACTGGCCTCACAGGATTACCAAAGCCATTGCCCTGGGCTGTATCGGTTGGTGAAGTAGTTTTCCGCCTGAACGAGTACGGCCCGACATTTTCCTTGCGCTGCTGCTCTTTAAAGGTTTTAACAATGAGCTTCATGGCTGAAAGCCAGTCGTTGTTAAACGGAGAAATATTATTGGAAACTTTCCAGTACTGATAAGCCAGCCTTATCACATAACACAATGAATCCACTTCCCATTTGCGTTCGTGAAGTTCGGGTTTCATATCAGTTTCATCTGATTCCCAATAAGAGCCCTCCTGCGCATAATTAAAGGCATTGGCATAAGGGTCGATAAGCACACACTTTGTTTGACGGTTTATTACACCCTGAATCAGCGCCGAGAGATGGGCATCGTCATTTACATAAGGAATATAAGGCCACACCTGGGCAGTAGAATCGCGCAACCACATGGCATCAATGTCGCCTGTAATTACAAAAGTATCAGGTGTTCCATTATTTGTAAAGTGCTTGATTGTTGTATCGAGGGTGTTGGGGAAACAATTTTCAAACATCCAGGCAATTTCGGGATCGGCAATCTTTGCTTTTGTCCGACTGATAGTTGCCTCAACAGCCTGACTGATAAAGCGACGGTTTTCCAATGAAGGACGCCGGCTAACAAAGGCCGGGTCGCCCATAAAAATACTTCCAGCCATTGAATCAAAAACATGGCTTACCGACAGACCTGCAACTGCAATGGTGCTTTTACGAATAAAATTTCTGCGCGAATTCATCAGGTTTACATTTTAAATCCATCAATAAGCAAAAGACTACTCCAATGACAAAATAAAAGACTCGAGAGGTTTTACAACCAAATTTATTTTCCCTGTTCCTCCCGACACCTTCAACTCAAATTCAGCAGTTTGGTAGAGTTGATCTTTAAGTTTATAGTTGCCATCTTTCAAATTCCAGTCCTGAATAAGCCCTGCAGGAATCTGAAGTTCATAAATATCGGTGATGGAATCTTTAAAATTGACAATCACCAGCAGTTTTTCATTGTCAGACCAGCGGGCGAAAGAGAAACATTTGTCGTAATATCCCGAAGTATTTGCCCTGTTATATGAATGAATTTCGCGGTAGTTTCCCATTAAGGCAGAGCTCTTTGCAGTAAAGCCAAGCAATCGTTGATAAAAATCGCGCAGCGCCTTTTCATCATCAGAAAGCAGACCTCCGTCAAAAGCACCATTGTTCATCCACCGTTGATGAGCAGGCACGCCCCAGTAATCGAAAATGGTGGTGCGGGTTGCACTTCCAAAGCCAGCGTTTCCGTCGCCGGGCTCACCCACTTCCTGTCCGAAATAAATCATGGTGGGCGCACTGCTAATGGTTGCACTAAGCACCATGGCAGGTTTCCCTTTGGCTGCATTTCCTGCAAAAGCAGGACTTGCCAGACGCTGCTCATCATGATTTTCGAGAAAATGAAGCATATGATGCTCAATATCAGCCAAACCGCTTTGAATAGCAGCCAGGTGGTCGGCCGAGCCATGCCCCTGAATAATATGTTTGAGCGTATCGTAAAGTTCAACTTTATCGTAGAGATAATCCATTTTACCCTTGCGGATATAATCGCGATAGAGAGATGGGTTATAAACTTCGGCCAGCAAGAAGGCATCAGGATTGGCATTTTTGATTGAGGCATTCAAAAAGCTCCAGAACTCAACCGGCACCATTTCGGCCATATCGAAACGAAAGCCGTCGACGCCAAACTGAAGCCAATACAAAGCTATATCGCGAAATTTAAGCCAACTGTCCGGCACGTCCTTATCCTTCCAGAAAGCAAAATGCTCAGCAACCGGTTTATCTTCAAATCCGGCAGGCAGCAAATCAAAATCATATGAACCATCAGGTTTTACCCCATAATTAATCTTGACCGTTTCATACCAGTCATAAAAGTGCGGCTGCGCCATTCTCGAGCCGTTTCCTGTCCATTTAGCAGGGTTTTCGTCAAATTTTCCATCAGCCAATGGGTGAACTTCTCCTCCCAGAGGCTTATATCCATCAAGTGGTTCAGGCACTCTGAACGGTTGACCCGGAATGTAATAGAAGTTGTTGTTGCGGGCATACTCCACT from Lentimicrobiaceae bacterium includes:
- a CDS encoding DUF3820 family protein → MGPDSRLLLQLVEMKMPFGKYKGTFLCNLPVSYLEWFQRKGFPEGKLGMLLQTIYEIKLNGLEYLLVPLKQQHK
- a CDS encoding cysteine hydrolase, which gives rise to MFPAFIYAQTDDAKTALLLIDIQDFYFEGGASALVNPVQASENAALVLDAFRNKGFLVIHVKHGEGPQSDIHENVKPLPGEKVFVKNEVNSFLHTGLLEYLHDNKVTKLVLCGMQTHMCLEAATRAAADFGFDCTVVGDACATKDLTYGDKVVKAEDVHFSTLASLRPYAKVVDTQTVLQQQ
- a CDS encoding glycoside hydrolase family 125 protein, with translation MNSRRNFIRKSTIAVAGLSVSHVFDSMAGSIFMGDPAFVSRRPSLENRRFISQAVEATISRTKAKIADPEIAWMFENCFPNTLDTTIKHFTNNGTPDTFVITGDIDAMWLRDSTAQVWPYIPYVNDDAHLSALIQGVINRQTKCVLIDPYANAFNYAQEGSYWESDETDMKPELHERKWEVDSLCYVIRLAYQYWKVSNNISPFNNDWLSAMKLIVKTFKEQQRKENVGPYSFRRKTTSPTDTAQGNGFGNPVRPVGLICSVFRPSDDGTIFPFLVPSNFFAVQSLRQLAEMSHAIYADKVFADECLALAGEVHAALLKYAIVDHFQFGKVYAYEIDGYGSVLHMDDANVPSLISLPYIAGVNPEDEIYQNTRKLVLSAFNPYFARGKYEGVGGPHTGKEMIWPLSYIMRALTSQDDEEIKYCISMLKETHAGTGFMHESFHRNNPADFTRKWFAWANTIFGEMILKVVSEKPYLLA
- a CDS encoding alpha-amylase family protein, producing the protein MRSLKRMWLVILPVLLLSCNVEKKSNNKPMENKKVVVYQVFTRLFGNTNTTNKPWGTIEENGVGKFNDFTDKALDEIKSLGVSHIWYTGVPHHALIRDYTAYGISNDDPDVVKGRAGSPYAVKDYYNVNPDLAVDPAKRLEEFRALIERTHRHGMKVIIDIVPNHVARGYHSVSDPSGNPGFGSSDDTSVEYARNNNFYYIPGQPFRVPEPLDGYKPLGGEVHPLADGKFDENPAKWTGNGSRMAQPHFYDWYETVKINYGVKPDGSYDFDLLPAGFEDKPVAEHFAFWKDKDVPDSWLKFRDIALYWLQFGVDGFRFDMAEMVPVEFWSFLNASIKNANPDAFLLAEVYNPSLYRDYIRKGKMDYLYDKVELYDTLKHIIQGHGSADHLAAIQSGLADIEHHMLHFLENHDEQRLASPAFAGNAAKGKPAMVLSATISSAPTMIYFGQEVGEPGDGNAGFGSATRTTIFDYWGVPAHQRWMNNGAFDGGLLSDDEKALRDFYQRLLGFTAKSSALMGNYREIHSYNRANTSGYYDKCFSFARWSDNEKLLVIVNFKDSITDIYELQIPAGLIQDWNLKDGNYKLKDQLYQTAEFELKVSGGTGKINLVVKPLESFILSLE